The following proteins come from a genomic window of Shewanella halifaxensis HAW-EB4:
- a CDS encoding DEAD/DEAH box helicase has translation MQFTDFALDQRLLQSLKHMGIDTPTEIQEQAIPIALAGKDLMASSKTGSGKTLAFLLPAMQRLISCKALSKRDPRVVILLPTRELATQVYSQLRLLVANTQFKATKILGGENFNDQAKALARDPHFVVATPGRLADHLKQHHLHLNGLELLILDEADRMLDLGFAEQLKLINNAADHKRRQTLMFSATLDHGDVNDIANELLKFPEHVAIGASNLEHKDITQRIFLCDHLDHKEAILTRILKEEQQKQIIIFTATRQDTDRLATKLAAEGFKTASLSGELKQNARNQIMDEFSRGLQQILVTTDVASRGLDLLNVSLVINFDMPKFAEEYVHRIGRTGRAGAKGDAISLVGPKDWVNFTQVQTFLNKTFNFSELEGLKAKFSGLKAKAANKTKAKPAATAKKKAATAKRKSTAKAAANRDRRFATGVDVGDAPMLRKPKSKLQDTPED, from the coding sequence TTGCAATTTACCGATTTCGCACTGGATCAGCGTCTGTTACAGAGTCTTAAGCACATGGGCATTGACACCCCAACAGAGATCCAGGAGCAAGCCATTCCTATCGCCCTTGCAGGCAAAGATTTAATGGCGTCTTCTAAAACAGGCTCTGGTAAAACATTGGCCTTTTTGTTGCCAGCGATGCAAAGACTGATTTCGTGTAAAGCATTGAGTAAGCGTGATCCTCGGGTAGTCATTCTATTACCGACCCGTGAACTTGCGACTCAAGTGTACAGCCAGCTACGATTATTAGTTGCCAATACTCAATTCAAGGCAACTAAAATTTTAGGTGGTGAAAACTTTAATGATCAAGCTAAAGCCTTAGCCCGTGATCCGCATTTTGTTGTGGCAACACCAGGGCGCTTAGCTGACCACCTAAAGCAGCACCACCTTCACCTTAATGGTCTTGAACTGCTGATTTTAGATGAAGCTGACCGCATGCTTGATCTTGGCTTTGCTGAGCAGTTAAAGCTAATTAACAACGCGGCAGACCATAAGCGTCGCCAAACCTTAATGTTCTCTGCAACCCTAGATCATGGTGATGTGAATGACATTGCCAACGAACTATTAAAGTTCCCTGAGCACGTGGCAATTGGCGCAAGTAATCTAGAGCACAAAGATATTACTCAGCGTATCTTCTTATGTGATCACTTAGATCATAAAGAAGCGATTTTGACTCGCATTCTAAAAGAAGAGCAGCAAAAACAGATCATCATCTTTACTGCCACAAGACAAGATACAGACCGTTTAGCGACAAAGTTAGCTGCAGAAGGTTTTAAAACCGCATCATTAAGCGGCGAGCTAAAGCAAAATGCGCGTAACCAGATCATGGATGAGTTTAGCCGTGGTTTGCAGCAAATCCTTGTAACGACAGACGTTGCATCTCGTGGACTGGATCTATTAAACGTCTCTTTAGTGATCAACTTTGATATGCCAAAGTTTGCCGAAGAGTATGTTCACCGTATTGGTCGTACTGGCCGTGCTGGTGCAAAAGGTGATGCAATCTCACTTGTTGGTCCTAAAGATTGGGTTAACTTTACCCAAGTACAAACTTTCTTAAATAAGACGTTCAACTTCAGTGAGCTTGAAGGTCTTAAAGCTAAGTTCAGTGGTTTAAAGGCTAAGGCAGCAAACAAAACTAAAGCCAAGCCAGCCGCGACAGCCAAAAAGAAAGCAGCGACCGCTAAAAGAAAATCGACGGCTAAAGCTGCTGCAAATCGTGATAGACGTTTTGCCACAGGTGTTGACGTGGGTGATGCACCAATGCTTAGAAAACCAAAATCTAAGCTTCAAGATACACCTGAAGACTAA
- a CDS encoding DUF3010 family protein → MRICGVELKGGEAIISLLSYEGETYNVPDCRQKSFVISNSENTETMRDFHFAFGKLIEDYRVDEIAIIEREQKGKGAGSVTSFKLEALIQILPVNVTLVSPVAIKEQLKRNPPQVDFEGLELKRFQKSAFEAAYAFHNMTIYKTDEE, encoded by the coding sequence ATGAGAATTTGTGGCGTAGAGTTAAAAGGTGGCGAAGCCATCATCAGTTTATTAAGTTATGAAGGCGAAACGTATAACGTGCCGGATTGCCGTCAAAAATCATTCGTGATTTCAAACTCAGAAAACACCGAAACTATGCGTGATTTTCACTTCGCTTTTGGTAAGTTGATTGAAGACTACAGAGTCGATGAAATCGCCATTATCGAACGTGAGCAGAAAGGTAAAGGCGCAGGCAGCGTAACCAGCTTTAAATTAGAAGCCCTTATTCAAATCCTGCCTGTCAACGTGACGTTGGTATCACCTGTGGCTATCAAAGAGCAGTTAAAGCGTAATCCACCTCAGGTAGATTTCGAAGGTCTTGAGCTTAAGCGTTTCCAAAAGAGTGCATTCGAAGCCGCTTATGCATTCCATAATATGACGATTTACAAGACAGACGAAGAATAA
- a CDS encoding M48 metallopeptidase family protein, with product MQKLTYLAGYSSEIQDQVQHLLDQDQLGQFLLKRHPEIHSVRTDKALYDYTIAIKNQYLRKSQPLSKVIFDDKISLSHQALGLHSYVARKQGAKIKAKNEIRISSRLKKVPEGLLRMVVVHELAHLKEKEHNKAFYQLCCHMDGDYHQLEFELRLLLTLIDTEQNPYT from the coding sequence ATGCAAAAACTCACTTACCTCGCGGGTTACTCAAGCGAAATCCAAGATCAAGTTCAACATTTATTAGACCAAGATCAACTCGGACAATTCCTGCTTAAACGTCACCCAGAGATCCACTCTGTTCGCACTGATAAGGCCCTGTATGACTACACGATTGCGATTAAGAACCAATATCTGCGTAAGTCTCAGCCCTTATCGAAAGTGATCTTCGATGACAAAATCTCCCTAAGCCATCAGGCGCTTGGATTGCATTCTTACGTCGCCCGTAAACAAGGGGCAAAGATAAAAGCTAAGAATGAAATTCGAATATCATCACGGCTTAAAAAAGTACCCGAAGGACTGCTGAGGATGGTTGTGGTGCATGAGCTTGCTCATTTAAAAGAAAAAGAACATAACAAAGCCTTTTATCAACTTTGTTGCCACATGGACGGTGACTACCACCAATTGGAGTTTGAGCTAAGGTTGTTACTCACCTTAATCGATACAGAGCAAAATCCGTACACTTGA